From one Lycium barbarum isolate Lr01 chromosome 6, ASM1917538v2, whole genome shotgun sequence genomic stretch:
- the LOC132598631 gene encoding regulator of nonsense transcripts UPF3 produces MKGVLDRSKVVVRHLPPTISESMVVEQIDSRFSGRYNWFSFVPAKSSQKHQTYSRAYIDFKRPEDVIEFAEFFDGHVFVNEKGTQFKTIVEYAPSQRVPKQWSKKDGREGTILKDPDYLEFLEFISKPIENLPSAEIQLERKEAERAGSAKDAPIVTPLMDYIRQKRAAKSGTRKSVPNGRPTRRTSGTSSGSPSSSASKRSSEKRRVSTTMYVLRDSSKAGIGKDKSHIIAPKRDDQQRTEKSGTSAPGSGANAVEEETGGAAEVGKKRILLLKGKEKFLPNVSSGSLIQENVAPIIKNTITSSAPKQSQRREASGRIIRSIILKDSRQNQVPSASQQEKHSQDKDKKPPRPPSVQLFQRETNEDKVLGTDLHVVHTEKQEKRTRIRDRPDRGVWTPLRRSDSLHASDESLSSSASQSSEVPDFVEGSQAETKTDLASARGGEFRPMGSGRNSHSSFDNGNYKHGGRRGMRDDGTSVGEGKPLRRGGPSSYGTHEKQVWVQKSSSGT; encoded by the exons ATGAAGGGAGTGTTAGATCGATCAAAAGTAGTGGTGCGGCACTTACCACCGACAATTTCAGAGTCAATGGTTGTTGAACAAATTGATTCTCGATTCAGTGGTCGTTACAACTGGTTCTCTTTTGTTCCTGCCAAGTCCAG CCAGAAGCATCAAACCTATTCAAGAGCCTATATTGACTTTAAGAGGCCAGAAGATGTTATCGAGTTCGCAGAGTTCTTTGATGGACACGTTTTTGTAAATGAGAAAG GCACTCAGTTCAAAACTATTGTCGAGTATGCTCCTTCACAGCGTGTTCCAAAACAGTGGTCCAAGAAGGATGGCCGCGAAGGAACCATCTTGAAAG ATCCTGACTATCTGGAGTTCCTTGAATTTATCTCAAAGCCTATTGAGAATCTTCCGAGTGCTGAAATACAGTTGGAAAGAAAGGAAGCTGAACGAGCTG GTTCTGCAAAGGATgctcctatagttactcctttgATGGATTATATACGTCAGAAAAGAGCTGCCAAGAGTGGAACTCGG AAATCTGTACCTAATGGGAGACCAACCAGAAGAACGagtggcacatcctcaggaagTCCTAGCTCAAGTGCATCTAAACGAAGCTCTGAAAAGAGAAGGGTGTCCACTACCATG TATGTTCTTCGAGATAGTTCTAAGGCTGGGATTGGCAAAGACAAATCTCATATTATAGCTCCAAAACGTGATGATCAGCAGCGCACTGAGAAGTCTGGTACCTCTGCTCCTGGATCTGGGGCTAATGCAGTTGAAGAGGAAACTG GTGGAGCTGCTGAAGTTGGGAAGAAGAGAATCCTCCTCTTGAAGGGAAAGGAAAAATTTTTGCCTAAT GTGTCTAGTGGTTCATTGATTCAGGAGAATGTGGCACCTATTATTAAGAATACAATAACTTCATCTGCTCCAAAACAGAGCCAGCGCCGTGAGGCAAGTGGAAGGATCATTAGAAGTATTATTCTCAAGGATTCTCGTCAGAATCAGGTTCCATCTGCATCCCAACAAGAAAAACACAGCCAGGATAAGGACAAAAAGCCTCCTAGGCCACCGAGTGTGCAGTTGTTCCAGAGAGAAACTAATGAAGATAAGGTTCTTGGAACTGATTTGCATGTTGTCCACACTGAGAAGCAGGAAAAACGCACTAGGATCAGGGATAGGCCTGATCGTGGTGTTTGGACTCCTCTTCGTCGTTCTGATAGTTTACATGCTAGTGATGAATCTTTATCTTCATCTGCCTCTCAATCTTCCGAAGTGCCGGACTTTGTTGAAG gaAGTCAAGCTGAAACCAAAACTGATCTGGCAAGTGCTCGTGGTGGGGAGTTCAGACCCATGGGAAGTGGGCGTAATTCTCATTCTTCTTTTGACAATG GTAATTATAAACATGGGGGTCGTCGTGGTATGAGGGACGATGGAACTTCAGTAGGGGAAGGAAAACCCTTGAGACGGGGAGGTCCTTCTAGCTATGGTACCCATGAG AAACAAGTGTGGGTCCAAAAGTCAAGTTCTGGTACTTAG